A stretch of Sphingorhabdus sp. YGSMI21 DNA encodes these proteins:
- the nudC gene encoding NAD(+) diphosphatase translates to MPTVENNIVPTFAGGTLDRADQVRVNPDRLRAAMMNPRAKLLKLDGLNPVFDDYGDLAWGAAYEASPDNDLLLLGIEGDTPYFAELNGAGDAGPAANRALWQTLGSLPADQAAIYATARSLVDWHARHKFCAQCGKPTQSRKGGWARVCDRENDGCGAEHFPRTDPVAIMLSECEGKVLLGRQPRFPPKSFSALAGFLEPGESIEGCVKRELFEEAGIHVRDVRYVASQPWPFPSSLMIACTSVTDDPTLTLDEEEIEEAAWFSLDEVKAAMNGEPGALFVAPPPFAIAHDLLKHWVEQKG, encoded by the coding sequence ATGCCGACAGTTGAAAATAATATAGTGCCGACCTTTGCCGGCGGGACGCTCGATCGTGCCGATCAGGTGCGGGTCAATCCGGACCGGTTGCGCGCCGCGATGATGAACCCGCGGGCGAAGCTGCTCAAGCTGGATGGTCTCAACCCGGTTTTCGACGATTATGGAGATCTGGCTTGGGGTGCCGCCTATGAAGCATCGCCGGACAATGATCTGCTATTGCTCGGTATCGAGGGTGACACGCCTTATTTTGCCGAACTGAACGGGGCAGGGGATGCCGGTCCCGCCGCCAACCGGGCACTGTGGCAGACTTTGGGCAGCTTGCCCGCCGATCAGGCCGCCATTTACGCCACAGCGCGTAGTCTGGTCGACTGGCACGCACGCCACAAATTCTGCGCGCAATGCGGCAAACCGACCCAGTCCCGCAAAGGTGGCTGGGCGCGCGTATGCGACCGCGAGAATGACGGCTGCGGCGCGGAACATTTCCCGCGCACCGATCCGGTCGCGATCATGCTGTCGGAGTGCGAGGGCAAGGTTTTGCTCGGCCGCCAGCCGCGCTTCCCGCCGAAAAGCTTTTCGGCGCTGGCCGGTTTTCTGGAGCCCGGCGAAAGCATCGAGGGCTGCGTGAAGCGCGAATTGTTCGAAGAAGCCGGAATTCATGTGCGGGACGTGCGCTATGTCGCAAGCCAGCCCTGGCCTTTCCCGTCATCGCTGATGATCGCCTGCACCAGTGTCACCGACGATCCCACTCTGACGCTTGATGAAGAAGAAATCGAGGAAGCGGCCTGGTTCTCGCTCGACGAGGTGAAAGCGGCAATGAATGGCGAGCCGGGTGCCTTGTTCGTCGCGCCGCCGCCTTTCGCGATCGCGCATGATCTGCTGAAGCACTGGGTGGAGCAGAAGGGCTGA
- a CDS encoding glutathione S-transferase N-terminal domain-containing protein has product MARRLELMGAPGSPYTRKMLALLRYRHIDYNIIWGGATGAPDGYPKPKVQLLPTFYFPDSDGDLEAVVDSTPIIRRLEREHDGRSVIPENEALRFLDLLIEDYADEWLTKAMFHFRWAFQADADHVAPLLIHWANPNLPDEQVAAMAAQFSKRQIDRLYVVGSNAVTAKTIEDSYVRLLDLLDRLIREQDFILGSRPSSCDFAFHGQLTQLTQVEPTSMALTNRYAQRVRAWVDRMDDLSGHEGGHWLADDQLSALTGLLSEIGHTYAPFLIANAQAVQSGADSVEAEIDGRKWQQPPFPYQAKCLLALREAYQGLSGEARDQIERLLAGTRCEALFVVA; this is encoded by the coding sequence ATGGCGCGCCGGCTCGAACTGATGGGCGCGCCGGGATCGCCCTATACGCGCAAGATGCTGGCGCTGCTGCGTTACCGGCACATCGACTATAATATCATCTGGGGTGGCGCGACGGGTGCTCCGGACGGTTATCCGAAACCCAAGGTGCAACTGCTGCCGACATTCTACTTTCCGGATAGCGACGGCGATCTCGAGGCCGTGGTGGACAGCACGCCGATCATCCGGCGGCTTGAGAGAGAGCATGACGGTCGTTCGGTCATTCCCGAAAATGAAGCGCTGCGCTTTCTCGATCTGCTGATTGAGGATTATGCCGACGAATGGCTGACCAAGGCGATGTTCCATTTCCGCTGGGCCTTTCAGGCGGACGCCGACCATGTCGCGCCGCTGCTGATCCACTGGGCCAACCCCAATCTGCCGGATGAACAGGTCGCCGCGATGGCGGCGCAATTTTCAAAGCGCCAGATTGACCGACTCTATGTTGTCGGATCGAACGCGGTTACCGCCAAGACGATCGAGGACAGCTATGTCCGGCTGCTCGATCTGCTCGACCGTCTGATCCGCGAGCAAGACTTCATATTGGGAAGCCGGCCCTCCTCCTGCGATTTTGCGTTTCATGGCCAACTGACCCAGCTCACCCAGGTCGAGCCGACATCCATGGCGCTGACCAACAGATATGCGCAAAGAGTGCGTGCATGGGTGGACCGGATGGACGATCTCTCAGGACACGAGGGCGGGCATTGGCTGGCCGATGATCAACTGAGCGCGCTAACGGGCCTGCTGTCGGAAATCGGTCACACCTATGCGCCGTTTCTGATCGCCAATGCGCAGGCCGTCCAGTCCGGTGCGGATTCGGTCGAAGCGGAGATTGACGGACGCAAATGGCAGCAGCCCCCTTTTCCCTATCAGGCGAAATGTCTGCTGGCGCTGCGCGAAGCTTATCAAGGGCTTTCCGGTGAAGCCCGGGACCAGATCGAGAGATTGTTGGCGGGTACGCGTTGCGAAGCCCTGTTTGTGGTCGCCTAG
- a CDS encoding DUF1489 domain-containing protein, which translates to MPLNMTKIAYRSESPATLRKWLESHKDNRATGGEARLTTRYLPKRHEEMVGGSLYWIHAKKIVGRSPIIGFMDNGQGKQWIRLEPKLVAVQPMPKRAHQGWRYLEEKDAPADLGDGAEGAEEMPAEMLGELASLGLV; encoded by the coding sequence ATGCCACTCAATATGACCAAGATTGCCTATCGCAGCGAAAGCCCGGCGACGCTGCGCAAATGGCTGGAATCACACAAGGACAACAGAGCAACCGGCGGCGAAGCGCGGCTGACCACCCGCTATCTGCCGAAACGGCACGAGGAAATGGTCGGTGGCTCGCTCTACTGGATTCACGCCAAGAAAATCGTCGGTCGCTCGCCGATCATCGGCTTCATGGACAATGGCCAGGGTAAGCAGTGGATCAGACTGGAGCCGAAACTGGTCGCCGTCCAGCCGATGCCCAAGCGCGCTCATCAGGGCTGGCGCTATCTCGAGGAAAAGGACGCACCGGCCGATCTCGGCGACGGCGCGGAAGGCGCCGAGGAAATGCCCGCAGAGATGCTCGGCGAACTGGCGAGTCTCGGACTGGTCTAG
- the mgtE gene encoding magnesium transporter codes for MTDINDAPDAVIDREEVLDEDNRLTDEFVRSVSEAVEDNNSVLAQDLVNPLHNADIADLFELVDADERAPLASALGDLVSADVLAEMNEHVREGLIDVLDAGQIADLTEQLDTDDAVAIIEDLDEGEQQAVLAELDAEDRAAIESALTYEEETAGRIMQREFVAVPEHMKVGDLIDYLRKNDDLTTEFWEIYVVDPAFRPIGTCQLSWILRTPRDIAIADVMKREQTLIPVDMDQEEVALRFQKYNLISAAVINDDGRLIGMITVDDILHIVEDEASEDVLLLSGAGDGDINEPIRDSYKARVRWLITNLATALVASFVISIFGAAIEQMVALAILMPIVASIGGNAGTQTMAVSVRALAMNELTRSNTRRIIGREFRIALLNGATIAVLVGIGTGLVFANPMLGGVIGLAMLINIVIAGFAGIFVPVMLDRLDQDPALASSVFVTMITDTMGFLAFLSLAVGSGMVSL; via the coding sequence ATGACCGACATCAACGACGCCCCCGACGCAGTCATCGACCGCGAAGAGGTTCTCGACGAGGACAACAGGCTGACCGACGAATTTGTCCGCTCGGTTTCCGAAGCGGTCGAGGACAATAACAGCGTTCTGGCGCAGGATCTGGTCAACCCGCTCCACAATGCCGACATTGCCGATCTGTTCGAGCTGGTCGACGCCGACGAACGTGCGCCGCTGGCCAGCGCCCTTGGCGATCTGGTCAGCGCCGATGTGCTCGCGGAGATGAACGAGCATGTCCGCGAAGGCCTGATCGACGTGCTCGATGCCGGCCAGATCGCCGACCTGACCGAACAGCTCGATACCGATGACGCGGTTGCGATTATCGAGGATCTCGACGAGGGCGAGCAGCAGGCGGTTCTTGCCGAGCTGGACGCCGAAGACCGCGCCGCGATCGAAAGCGCCCTCACCTATGAGGAAGAAACCGCCGGCCGGATCATGCAGCGCGAATTTGTCGCGGTGCCCGAACATATGAAAGTCGGCGACCTGATCGACTATCTCCGCAAGAATGACGATCTGACCACCGAATTCTGGGAAATCTACGTGGTCGATCCCGCTTTCCGGCCGATCGGCACCTGCCAGCTCAGCTGGATACTCAGAACGCCGCGCGACATTGCCATTGCCGACGTCATGAAGCGGGAACAGACGCTGATCCCGGTCGACATGGACCAGGAAGAAGTGGCGCTGCGCTTCCAGAAATATAATCTGATCTCCGCCGCGGTCATCAACGACGACGGGCGCCTGATCGGGATGATCACCGTCGATGACATTCTCCACATTGTCGAGGACGAGGCCAGCGAAGACGTGCTGCTGCTCTCCGGTGCCGGCGACGGCGACATCAACGAGCCGATCCGCGACAGCTACAAGGCGCGTGTCCGCTGGCTGATCACCAATCTGGCGACCGCACTGGTGGCGAGCTTCGTGATCTCGATATTCGGAGCAGCGATCGAACAGATGGTCGCGCTGGCCATATTGATGCCGATCGTGGCGTCGATCGGCGGCAATGCCGGCACCCAGACCATGGCGGTCTCGGTCCGCGCGCTGGCCATGAACGAGCTGACCCGTTCCAACACCCGCCGGATTATCGGGCGGGAATTCCGCATAGCCTTGCTCAACGGCGCGACCATTGCCGTGCTGGTCGGCATCGGCACCGGTCTGGTCTTTGCCAACCCGATGCTGGGCGGGGTTATCGGACTGGCCATGCTGATCAATATCGTGATCGCCGGTTTTGCCGGTATATTCGTTCCGGTCATGCTCGACCGGCTGGATCAGGATCCGGCGCTGGCCTCTTCGGTGTTCGTCACGATGATCACAGACACTATGGGCTTTCTCGCCTTCCTCAGCCTCGCCGTCGGCAGCGGGATGGTCAGCCTCTAG
- a CDS encoding peptidylprolyl isomerase produces the protein MSHEKMTFHLDTGDVEIKLRPDLAPNHVARITELAAEGFYDGVVFHRVINGFMAQGGDPTGTGMSGSDKPDIAQEFSSEPHVEGTCSMARTMDPNSANSQFFICLDDAGFLDGQYTVWGEVTSGMEAVHALPKGEPPAKPGAIKSVTLG, from the coding sequence ATGTCCCATGAAAAAATGACTTTCCACCTGGATACAGGCGATGTTGAGATCAAGCTCCGTCCGGATCTCGCGCCCAACCATGTCGCGCGGATCACCGAGCTGGCCGCCGAAGGCTTTTACGACGGCGTGGTTTTCCACCGCGTGATCAACGGTTTCATGGCGCAGGGCGGCGACCCGACCGGTACCGGCATGTCCGGCAGCGACAAGCCCGATATCGCGCAGGAATTTTCCAGCGAGCCGCATGTCGAAGGCACCTGCTCGATGGCCCGGACGATGGACCCGAACAGCGCCAACAGCCAGTTTTTCATCTGCCTCGACGATGCCGGCTTCCTCGACGGCCAATATACGGTCTGGGGCGAAGTGACCTCCGGCATGGAAGCGGTGCACGCGCTGCCCAAGGGCGAACCGCCAGCGAAGCCGGGCGCGATCAAGTCCGTAACCCTCGGCTGA
- a CDS encoding carboxymuconolactone decarboxylase family protein → MRLDKPRIAPLAESELGPEHRAMLGERFKTGKILNIFRTLLKAPKAYKAFMWWGGYILSDHNALPAREREIVILRTGFNWKSGYEWAQHVRIGKDCGLTDAEIERIKAGPDAPGWTPVESAMLRATDELTSDGHVSDTTWAALSELTEKQRMDLVMTVGQYSQVSMLLNSFGVQLDDDLELDPDLKA, encoded by the coding sequence ATGCGTCTCGATAAACCCAGGATCGCCCCGCTCGCCGAGTCAGAACTCGGTCCCGAGCACCGGGCGATGCTGGGCGAGCGCTTCAAGACCGGCAAGATTCTCAATATCTTCCGGACGCTGCTCAAGGCGCCGAAAGCCTATAAGGCCTTCATGTGGTGGGGCGGCTATATCCTGTCCGATCATAATGCGTTGCCCGCCCGCGAGCGCGAGATTGTCATCCTGCGTACAGGCTTCAACTGGAAGTCCGGCTATGAATGGGCACAACATGTCCGCATCGGCAAGGACTGCGGTCTGACCGATGCTGAAATCGAACGGATCAAGGCCGGGCCGGATGCGCCGGGCTGGACACCGGTTGAAAGCGCGATGCTCCGCGCCACCGATGAACTGACCAGCGATGGCCATGTGTCGGACACCACCTGGGCTGCCCTTTCGGAACTGACCGAAAAGCAGCGCATGGATCTGGTGATGACCGTGGGCCAATATAGCCAGGTATCGATGCTGCTGAACAGTTTCGGCGTGCAGCTCGACGATGATCTGGAACTGGATCCCGATCTGAAGGCCTGA
- a CDS encoding LysR substrate-binding domain-containing protein → MRRLPPLRALEAFIRVARLGSSKAAAAELALSAPALSRRIKSLEDHIGKPLFERRNQSMVLNGDGHALLKAVAPALEVIGEAVDQMTVTGGDMRLRLGVLPLFGATRLLPRLPELKKLYPKLHINVDTSSHAENMLGDAVDAAIIISDDVDPNLYAVKLDSNKVYAIASVELTKGPNAISQPEDLQHHNILIHSNMIRAFDQWKEAVGLPDLQPAGIDHLDSGPLMLEAAAQGLGIAIMHGGHFSDANDSRLVRLFDHQVDSPYSYWFVCRKRDMKNRAVRIFHDWVVKAGL, encoded by the coding sequence ATGCGTCGTCTTCCTCCCCTTCGTGCCCTTGAGGCCTTCATCCGTGTAGCCCGGCTGGGCTCATCCAAAGCTGCGGCAGCGGAGCTTGCGCTGTCCGCGCCTGCGCTCAGCCGGCGAATCAAGTCGCTGGAAGACCATATCGGCAAGCCGCTGTTCGAGCGGCGCAACCAGTCAATGGTCCTGAACGGCGATGGTCATGCCTTGCTGAAAGCGGTCGCCCCGGCGCTGGAAGTGATCGGCGAAGCGGTTGACCAGATGACCGTCACCGGCGGAGACATGCGTTTGCGCCTTGGCGTACTGCCCCTGTTCGGCGCCACTCGCCTGTTGCCGCGCCTGCCGGAACTCAAGAAACTCTATCCCAAGCTGCATATCAATGTGGACACCTCGTCCCATGCCGAAAATATGCTGGGCGATGCCGTCGATGCGGCGATCATCATCAGCGATGATGTCGATCCCAATCTCTATGCAGTGAAGCTCGACAGCAACAAGGTTTACGCCATCGCATCGGTAGAGCTGACCAAAGGACCCAATGCGATCAGCCAGCCGGAAGATCTGCAACACCATAATATCCTGATCCACAGCAATATGATCCGCGCCTTCGACCAGTGGAAAGAAGCGGTGGGGCTTCCCGATTTGCAGCCGGCCGGTATCGACCATCTCGACAGCGGCCCGCTTATGCTCGAAGCCGCAGCACAGGGTCTCGGCATCGCGATCATGCACGGTGGCCATTTTTCCGATGCCAATGATTCCCGGCTGGTCCGCCTGTTCGACCATCAGGTGGACAGCCCGTACAGCTACTGGTTCGTATGCCGCAAACGCGACATGAAGAACCGCGCGGTGCGGATTTTCCATGACTGGGTGGTAAAAGCGGGTCTCTAG
- a CDS encoding CDC48 family AAA ATPase — MRLKLQVANARPEDSGRGLARLSRDNLGKLGLIEGDVVEIVGKQATPARAVLPYPEDEGLDFVRLDGLQRANAGVGAGDFVEIRKVESKPAKKVVFGPAQKDLRLQGNGGGLKRSFMGRPLKAGDFVATHGQQQVDRGDMPPQLRQMLAAPAFSLTQIRLNVIATTPKGIVHIDEETEVELRPEYEESTEHRRADVTYDDIGGLHETIDQLREMVELPLRYPQLFTRLGVDPPRGVLLHGPPGTGKTRLARAVANESEAEFFLINGPEIMGSAYGESEKKLREIFEAATKAAPSILFIDEIDSIAPKRGQVQGETEKRLVAQLLTLMDGLESRLNLVVIAATNRPEAIDEALRRPGRFDREIIVGVPDVAGRREILGIHTRGMPLDKTVDLKELARTTYGFVGADLAALTREAAIEAVRRIMPKLDLESENVPPEVLEELVVYRQDFIEALKRVQPSAMREVMVQAPDVRWEDIGGLDEAQMRLKEGIELPMKNPEAFIRLGIRPAKGFLLYGPPGTGKTLLAKAVAREAEANFIATKSSDLLSKWYGESEQQIARLFARARQVAPTILFIDEIDSLVPARGGGMGEPQVTERVVNTILAEMDGLEEMQSVILIGATNRPGLVDPALLRPGRFDELIYVPVPGKAGRRRILAIHTAKMPLGKDVDLDDMAERTDRYSGADLEDLVRRAGLYALREFGGLVETVQMKHFEKALEDSRASVTQEMEEEYSKMESQLKQNAMRAEPIGFVSPGMLTPVKDSKH; from the coding sequence ATGCGCCTGAAATTGCAGGTTGCCAATGCCCGGCCGGAGGACAGCGGTCGCGGACTGGCCCGTCTGTCGCGCGACAATCTCGGGAAACTCGGGTTGATCGAGGGCGATGTCGTCGAGATTGTCGGCAAACAGGCAACCCCGGCGCGGGCGGTCCTTCCCTATCCGGAAGACGAAGGGCTGGATTTTGTCCGGCTAGACGGTCTGCAGCGTGCCAATGCCGGGGTAGGTGCGGGCGACTTTGTCGAAATTCGCAAGGTCGAATCGAAACCGGCCAAGAAGGTCGTTTTCGGCCCGGCGCAAAAGGACCTGCGATTGCAGGGCAATGGCGGTGGTCTGAAGCGCAGCTTCATGGGGCGTCCGCTCAAGGCCGGGGATTTTGTCGCAACCCATGGCCAGCAGCAGGTCGATCGCGGCGACATGCCGCCGCAATTGCGGCAGATGCTGGCAGCGCCGGCTTTTTCCCTGACCCAGATACGGCTCAATGTCATCGCGACCACGCCAAAGGGGATCGTCCATATCGACGAGGAAACCGAAGTGGAACTGCGGCCGGAATATGAGGAATCGACCGAGCATCGCCGTGCCGATGTAACTTATGACGATATCGGCGGCCTGCACGAAACGATTGACCAGCTTCGCGAAATGGTCGAACTGCCGTTGCGCTATCCGCAACTCTTCACTCGGCTCGGTGTCGACCCGCCACGCGGCGTGTTGCTGCACGGTCCTCCGGGGACCGGCAAGACCCGGCTTGCCCGGGCGGTGGCCAATGAAAGCGAAGCCGAGTTCTTCCTGATCAACGGTCCGGAAATCATGGGCTCGGCCTATGGCGAATCGGAAAAGAAACTGCGCGAGATTTTTGAAGCAGCAACCAAGGCTGCGCCTTCGATCCTGTTCATCGACGAGATCGACTCGATCGCGCCAAAACGCGGACAGGTACAGGGCGAAACCGAGAAGCGGCTGGTGGCGCAGCTGCTGACCCTGATGGACGGTCTCGAATCGCGGCTCAACCTGGTGGTCATCGCGGCGACCAACCGGCCGGAGGCGATCGACGAGGCGCTGCGCCGGCCCGGCCGCTTTGACCGGGAAATCATCGTCGGCGTTCCTGATGTCGCCGGACGGCGCGAGATACTCGGCATCCATACGCGTGGCATGCCGCTCGACAAAACGGTTGATCTGAAGGAACTTGCACGGACAACCTATGGTTTTGTCGGAGCCGATCTTGCGGCCCTGACCCGCGAGGCGGCAATTGAAGCGGTGCGCCGGATCATGCCCAAGCTCGATCTGGAATCGGAAAATGTACCGCCGGAAGTGCTCGAGGAACTGGTCGTCTACCGGCAGGATTTCATCGAAGCCCTGAAACGGGTCCAGCCTTCCGCGATGCGCGAAGTCATGGTTCAGGCTCCGGATGTCCGCTGGGAAGACATCGGCGGCCTCGACGAGGCGCAGATGCGGCTCAAGGAAGGCATCGAACTGCCGATGAAAAATCCGGAAGCCTTCATCCGGCTGGGTATCCGTCCGGCCAAGGGCTTTCTGCTCTACGGTCCGCCAGGCACCGGCAAGACCTTGCTGGCCAAGGCGGTCGCGCGCGAGGCGGAGGCCAATTTCATCGCCACCAAATCGAGCGACCTGCTGTCCAAATGGTATGGCGAGAGCGAGCAACAGATCGCACGCTTGTTCGCGCGGGCGAGGCAAGTCGCGCCAACCATCCTGTTCATCGACGAGATTGACAGTCTGGTGCCAGCACGCGGCGGCGGCATGGGCGAGCCCCAGGTCACCGAGCGGGTGGTCAACACGATCCTCGCCGAGATGGACGGTCTGGAAGAAATGCAGTCGGTAATATTGATCGGCGCGACCAACCGCCCCGGTCTGGTCGATCCGGCTCTGTTGCGACCGGGCCGCTTTGACGAGCTGATCTATGTCCCGGTTCCGGGTAAGGCCGGCCGTCGCCGGATATTGGCGATCCACACTGCGAAAATGCCGCTCGGCAAGGATGTCGATCTCGACGATATGGCCGAACGCACGGACCGCTATTCCGGCGCCGATCTGGAAGATCTGGTCCGCCGGGCAGGGCTTTACGCCTTGCGCGAATTTGGCGGGCTCGTCGAGACCGTCCAGATGAAGCATTTCGAAAAGGCGCTGGAAGACAGCCGGGCTTCGGTCACGCAGGAAATGGAGGAAGAATATTCCAAGATGGAATCACAGCTGAAGCAGAATGCGATGCGGGCAGAGCCGATCGGTTTTGTCTCGCCGGGCATGCTGACGCCGGTGAAGGACAGCAAACACTAA
- a CDS encoding MFS transporter: MADSPDFEPLDRKLSAHPDAKPIDSTRMAVLFSVMLVTASGNTAMQSILPTIGTQLDIPDFWVSAAFSWSALLWVYTAPKWARQSDHRGRKALMRLGMIGFTTSFALAGLALFLGLLGWYSALWTFILFASFRSLYGGLGSAAPPAVQAYVAARTARADRTKALSLISSSFGLGTIVGPAIAPLLMIPVLGLSSPMFAFAAIGILVMIALAVKLPNDNPGYQARGVVTSEPYSSAPSSSSLKEEDDSSEEESSAPPRLRWGDERVKPWLITGILGGNAHALILGVVGFLVLDRLGLRGDPEMGIRMTGLVLMSGAAATLLAQWGLIPLLQMGPRSSILWGMVLGAFGCLIIGLSHDLYGIIIGFAVASLGFGLFRPGFTAGASLAVKRSEQNGVAGIVASVNGMAFIASPAFGVLLYTYAGPLPFWLATGICVFLFAWGFKTLKLDERIDSDR; encoded by the coding sequence ATGGCCGATTCTCCCGATTTCGAACCGCTGGACCGCAAGCTGTCGGCCCATCCCGATGCCAAGCCGATAGACAGCACCCGCATGGCGGTACTGTTCTCGGTGATGCTGGTGACCGCTTCGGGCAACACTGCCATGCAGTCGATTTTGCCGACCATCGGAACGCAGCTCGATATCCCCGATTTCTGGGTGAGCGCTGCGTTCAGCTGGTCCGCCCTGCTCTGGGTCTATACCGCGCCGAAATGGGCGCGCCAGTCCGACCATCGCGGCCGCAAGGCGCTGATGCGGCTGGGCATGATCGGCTTTACCACATCCTTCGCGTTGGCCGGTCTGGCGCTGTTTCTCGGACTGCTCGGATGGTATAGCGCGCTCTGGACCTTCATCCTGTTCGCCAGTTTTCGCAGCCTCTATGGCGGCCTAGGATCGGCAGCACCGCCAGCGGTGCAGGCCTATGTCGCGGCCCGCACCGCGCGCGCCGACCGGACCAAGGCACTGTCGCTGATTTCCTCCTCCTTCGGACTCGGCACGATTGTCGGCCCGGCGATTGCGCCGCTGCTGATGATACCGGTGCTCGGCCTGTCCAGCCCGATGTTCGCCTTTGCCGCTATCGGGATATTGGTGATGATCGCGCTTGCGGTAAAACTGCCGAATGACAATCCGGGCTATCAGGCGCGCGGCGTGGTGACGTCGGAGCCGTACAGCTCCGCCCCGTCCTCCAGCAGCCTGAAAGAAGAGGATGACAGCAGCGAAGAGGAAAGCAGCGCACCGCCCCGATTGCGCTGGGGGGATGAGCGGGTCAAGCCGTGGCTGATCACCGGCATATTGGGCGGCAACGCCCATGCCCTGATCCTCGGCGTCGTCGGTTTTCTCGTGCTCGACCGGCTCGGCCTGCGCGGCGACCCGGAAATGGGAATCCGGATGACTGGCCTGGTATTGATGTCCGGCGCGGCAGCGACCCTGCTGGCGCAATGGGGCCTGATTCCGCTGCTGCAGATGGGACCGCGCTCCTCGATTCTGTGGGGTATGGTGCTGGGTGCCTTCGGCTGCCTGATCATCGGCCTGTCGCACGACCTGTACGGCATCATCATCGGATTTGCCGTGGCATCGCTGGGTTTCGGCCTGTTCCGCCCCGGTTTCACTGCGGGTGCATCGCTCGCCGTCAAGCGGTCCGAACAGAATGGCGTGGCTGGTATTGTCGCATCGGTCAACGGCATGGCGTTCATCGCTTCGCCGGCCTTTGGCGTTTTGCTCTACACTTATGCCGGCCCCCTGCCCTTCTGGCTGGCGACCGGCATCTGCGTGTTTCTGTTCGCCTGGGGCTTCAAAACCCTCAAACTCGATGAACGGATAGACAGCGACCGTTAG
- a CDS encoding antibiotic biosynthesis monooxygenase: MTLYPNDSIAVIFCAQRTGTGEEDYQAAAAAMGALAAQQPGYLGEDHARSADGFGITVSYWRDDASARAWRDNPEHARIRDQGRDKWYSAYSLHVARIERAYDWQK; this comes from the coding sequence ATGACGCTTTATCCGAACGACTCCATCGCGGTGATTTTTTGCGCGCAACGCACCGGCACCGGTGAAGAGGACTATCAGGCCGCCGCAGCGGCAATGGGCGCGCTCGCCGCGCAGCAACCCGGCTATCTCGGCGAGGATCATGCCCGCTCCGCCGACGGCTTCGGGATTACGGTCAGCTACTGGCGCGACGACGCCAGCGCCAGAGCGTGGCGCGACAACCCGGAACATGCACGGATCCGCGATCAGGGCCGCGACAAATGGTACAGCGCCTACAGCCTCCACGTCGCCCGCATCGAACGAGCCTATGACTGGCAGAAATAG
- a CDS encoding methyltransferase domain-containing protein — protein sequence MSNSVAKTKITDRIKSGLERRLGPWGVFFKGFLKHPVMVGSIIPSSDVTVRKMLEPVKWDECDLFVEYGPGVGTFCRPVLERLKPGAALVVIDLNEDFIDYLGKSIRDSRFYPIHGSAADVQKIIRELGHEKADYILSGLPFSTLPDQLGPKIAKETYDAIRPGGAFLVYQFVKKARDFMTPHFDHIDSGYSLWNILPCHLFWGWKAK from the coding sequence TTGTCAAACAGTGTCGCCAAAACGAAAATAACCGACCGCATCAAGTCGGGCCTGGAGCGCCGTCTTGGCCCCTGGGGTGTTTTCTTCAAGGGGTTTCTCAAACATCCGGTGATGGTGGGCTCGATCATTCCCTCGTCGGATGTCACGGTCCGCAAGATGCTCGAACCGGTCAAATGGGACGAATGCGACCTGTTTGTCGAATATGGTCCGGGCGTGGGGACCTTCTGCCGGCCGGTGCTCGAGCGGCTGAAGCCGGGTGCCGCTCTGGTGGTGATCGATCTCAACGAGGATTTCATCGACTATCTGGGCAAGTCGATCCGCGACAGCCGCTTCTACCCGATCCACGGTTCCGCCGCCGATGTGCAGAAGATCATCCGCGAGCTTGGCCACGAAAAAGCCGACTATATTCTCTCGGGTCTGCCTTTTTCGACCTTGCCCGACCAGCTCGGCCCAAAAATTGCCAAGGAGACCTATGACGCGATCCGGCCGGGCGGTGCCTTTCTGGTCTACCAGTTCGTCAAGAAGGCGCGCGACTTCATGACCCCGCATTTCGACCATATCGACAGCGGTTATTCGCTCTGGAATATCCTGCCCTGTCATCTGTTCTGGGGGTGGAAGGCAAAATAG